The following coding sequences lie in one Pungitius pungitius chromosome 18, fPunPun2.1, whole genome shotgun sequence genomic window:
- the smad2 gene encoding mothers against decapentaplegic homolog 2 isoform X1, with the protein MIWRFPRDLKSHVLVLHRYKIQKYYIYTENSLLETTTTTLHTVAPCFSASRISLKQKEKTCLTHTHTRPYIPTQATMSSILPFTPPVVKRLLGWKKTSTGTGGAGGGVGGVGEQNGGGQEDKWCEKAVKSLVKKLKKTGQLDELEKAISTQNSNTKCVTIPSNCSDLWGLGSGHTIEQWNSTGMFGYHDHSRSLDGRLQVSHRKGLPHVIYCRLWRWPDLHSHHELRAIDSCQFAFNLKKDEVCVNPYHYQRVETPVLPPVLVPRHTEILTELPPLDDFTNSIPENTNFPVGIDPPNNYIPETPPPGYISEDGENSDQQMNQSMESGSPAEMSPGALSPVNNSLDLQPVTYSEPAFWCSIAYYELNQRVGETFHASQPSLTVDGFTDPSNSERFCLGLLSNVNRNATVEMTRRHIGRGVRLYYIGGEVFAECLSDSAIFVQSPNCNQRYGWHPATVCKIPPGCNLKIFNNQEFAALLAQSVNQGFEAVYQLTRMCTIRMSFVKGWGAEYRRQTVTSTPCWIELHLNGPLQWLDKVLTQMGSPSVRCSSMS; encoded by the exons ATGATATGGCGTTTCCCCAGAGATCTCAAGTCCCATGTTTTAGTTCTGCAtagatataaaatacaaaaatactatatatatacagaaaaTTCCCTgctggaaacaacaacaacaacccttcACACTGTAGCCCCCTGCTTCTCCGCTTCTCGTATCTCTTTaaagcagaaagagaaaacctgcttaacacacacacacacacgtccatacATCCCTACACAAGCCACCATGTCGTCCATCCTTCCCTTCACTCCCCCGGTTGTCAAGCGCCTGTTGGGATGGAAGAAGACCTCGACCGGGAcgggaggagccggaggaggcgTCGGAGGAGTAGGGGAGCAGAACGGTGGAGGACAAGAGGACAAGTGGTGTGAGAAAGCTGTGAAGAGCTTGgtgaagaagctgaagaagacTGGGCAGCTGGACGAGCTGGAGAAGGCCATCAGCACGCAGAACAGCAACACCAAGTGTGTGACCATACCCAG TAATTGCTCAGATCTATGGGGTCTAGGCTCAGGCCACACAATAGAGCAATGGAACTCCACAGGCATGTTCGGATACCATGACCACAGCAG GTCACTGGACGGCCGCCTTCAAGTGTCCCACCGCAAGGGCCTGCCTCACGTCATCTACTGCCGCCTGTGGAGATGGCCCGACCTCCACAGCCACCACGAGCTGAGGGCCATCGACTCGTGCCAGTTCGCCTTCAACCTCAAAAAGGATGAAGTGTGCGTCAACCCCTACCATTACCAGAGAGTGGAGACGCCTG TGCTGCCTCCAGTGTTGGTGCCACGCCACACAGAGATTCTCACCGAGCTTCCTCCTCTAGACGACTTTACTAACTCCATCCCTGAAAACACCAACTTCCCGGTCGGCATCGACCCTCCTAATAACTACATTCCAG AGACTCCGCCGCCTGGATACATCAgtgaagatggagaaaacagcgaCCAGCAGATGAATCAGAGTATGGAATCAG gctCACCTGCAGAAATGTCACCTGGTGCTTTGTCACCTGTCAATAACAGCCTGG aCCTGCAGCCAGTGACCTACAGCGAACCAGCTTTCTGGTGCTCCATAGCCTACTACGAGCTGAACCAGCGGGTCGGGGAGACGTTCCACGCCTCACAGCCGTCGCTCACAGTCGACGGCTTCACCGACCCCTCCAACTCTGAGCGCTTCTGCCTCGGCCTTCTCAGCAACGTAAACAGGAACGCCACCGTTGAAATGACGAGGAGACACATAG GTCGCGGTGTACGGTTGTATTACATTGGAGGGGAGGTGTTCGCAGAGTGCCTCAGCGACAGTGCCATTTTTGTCCAGAGTCCCAACTGCAACCAGCGATACGGCTGGCACCCTGCTACAGTCTGCAAGATACCGCCAG GCTGTAAtcttaaaatattcaacaaCCAGGAGTTTGCTGCACTGCTGGCCCAGTCAGTCAATCAGGGATTTGAGGCAGTCTACCAACTAACCAGGATGTGCACCATCAGAATGAGCTTCGTCAAGGGCTGGGGAGCAGAGTACAG GCGTCAGACAGTAACCAGCACTCCCTGTTGGATTGAGCTGCACCTCAATGGCCCCCTCCAGTGGCTGGATAAGGTGCTGACCCAGATGGGTTCACCATCAGTGCGCTGCTCCAGTATGTCCTAA
- the smad2 gene encoding mothers against decapentaplegic homolog 2 isoform X2: protein MIWRFPRDLKSHVLVLHRYKIQKYYIYTENSLLETTTTTLHTVAPCFSASRISLKQKEKTCLTHTHTRPYIPTQATMSSILPFTPPVVKRLLGWKKTSTGTGGAGGGVGGVGEQNGGGQEDKWCEKAVKSLVKKLKKTGQLDELEKAISTQNSNTKCVTIPRSLDGRLQVSHRKGLPHVIYCRLWRWPDLHSHHELRAIDSCQFAFNLKKDEVCVNPYHYQRVETPVLPPVLVPRHTEILTELPPLDDFTNSIPENTNFPVGIDPPNNYIPETPPPGYISEDGENSDQQMNQSMESGSPAEMSPGALSPVNNSLDLQPVTYSEPAFWCSIAYYELNQRVGETFHASQPSLTVDGFTDPSNSERFCLGLLSNVNRNATVEMTRRHIGRGVRLYYIGGEVFAECLSDSAIFVQSPNCNQRYGWHPATVCKIPPGCNLKIFNNQEFAALLAQSVNQGFEAVYQLTRMCTIRMSFVKGWGAEYRRQTVTSTPCWIELHLNGPLQWLDKVLTQMGSPSVRCSSMS from the exons ATGATATGGCGTTTCCCCAGAGATCTCAAGTCCCATGTTTTAGTTCTGCAtagatataaaatacaaaaatactatatatatacagaaaaTTCCCTgctggaaacaacaacaacaacccttcACACTGTAGCCCCCTGCTTCTCCGCTTCTCGTATCTCTTTaaagcagaaagagaaaacctgcttaacacacacacacacacgtccatacATCCCTACACAAGCCACCATGTCGTCCATCCTTCCCTTCACTCCCCCGGTTGTCAAGCGCCTGTTGGGATGGAAGAAGACCTCGACCGGGAcgggaggagccggaggaggcgTCGGAGGAGTAGGGGAGCAGAACGGTGGAGGACAAGAGGACAAGTGGTGTGAGAAAGCTGTGAAGAGCTTGgtgaagaagctgaagaagacTGGGCAGCTGGACGAGCTGGAGAAGGCCATCAGCACGCAGAACAGCAACACCAAGTGTGTGACCATACCCAG GTCACTGGACGGCCGCCTTCAAGTGTCCCACCGCAAGGGCCTGCCTCACGTCATCTACTGCCGCCTGTGGAGATGGCCCGACCTCCACAGCCACCACGAGCTGAGGGCCATCGACTCGTGCCAGTTCGCCTTCAACCTCAAAAAGGATGAAGTGTGCGTCAACCCCTACCATTACCAGAGAGTGGAGACGCCTG TGCTGCCTCCAGTGTTGGTGCCACGCCACACAGAGATTCTCACCGAGCTTCCTCCTCTAGACGACTTTACTAACTCCATCCCTGAAAACACCAACTTCCCGGTCGGCATCGACCCTCCTAATAACTACATTCCAG AGACTCCGCCGCCTGGATACATCAgtgaagatggagaaaacagcgaCCAGCAGATGAATCAGAGTATGGAATCAG gctCACCTGCAGAAATGTCACCTGGTGCTTTGTCACCTGTCAATAACAGCCTGG aCCTGCAGCCAGTGACCTACAGCGAACCAGCTTTCTGGTGCTCCATAGCCTACTACGAGCTGAACCAGCGGGTCGGGGAGACGTTCCACGCCTCACAGCCGTCGCTCACAGTCGACGGCTTCACCGACCCCTCCAACTCTGAGCGCTTCTGCCTCGGCCTTCTCAGCAACGTAAACAGGAACGCCACCGTTGAAATGACGAGGAGACACATAG GTCGCGGTGTACGGTTGTATTACATTGGAGGGGAGGTGTTCGCAGAGTGCCTCAGCGACAGTGCCATTTTTGTCCAGAGTCCCAACTGCAACCAGCGATACGGCTGGCACCCTGCTACAGTCTGCAAGATACCGCCAG GCTGTAAtcttaaaatattcaacaaCCAGGAGTTTGCTGCACTGCTGGCCCAGTCAGTCAATCAGGGATTTGAGGCAGTCTACCAACTAACCAGGATGTGCACCATCAGAATGAGCTTCGTCAAGGGCTGGGGAGCAGAGTACAG GCGTCAGACAGTAACCAGCACTCCCTGTTGGATTGAGCTGCACCTCAATGGCCCCCTCCAGTGGCTGGATAAGGTGCTGACCCAGATGGGTTCACCATCAGTGCGCTGCTCCAGTATGTCCTAA